The nucleotide window TGGCAACATACGATCTGAAACCGGAGATGTCGGCGAGCGGAATTGCCGATGCTGTGGTCACGGCGGTTGAAGACGGGACCTTCGACGTGATGGTGGTGAACTTCGCGAATGCCGACATGGTTGGGCACAGCGGCAAGATCGAGCCGACAGTTCACGCGATTGAAACCGTCGACAGTTGTCTCGGGCGTATCTACACGGCGATTCGTCAGCGGGGTGGGGCAATGATGATCACCGCCGATCATGGGAACGCCGAGCAGATGATTGATCCCGCGACGGGCGGTCCGCAGACGGCGCACACGACCAATCCGGTTCCGTTCATTTTGGTCGGCGAGGATGCGGGTCGATACATCTTGCGGCCAGACGGCGCGCTGCAGGATATCTCGCCGACCGTCTTGGGAATTCTCGGAGTGGAGCAGCCAAAGGAAATGACTGGGCACGACCTGCGGGTTAAGAAAAATGCTTGATTGGTCGCTGGCCACCCTGACCAACCGCGGGCTAGGTTGGGGGCACCCATAATATCAATGCTGTATCATCTTTGTATGTCTGAAGTTCAGTATCCAGTCACGGCGGAGCGGCACCCGTTTCAGACCGACGATCCGCGGTTGCTGCCTATTGCAGAGAAGGTGAAGGCCGAAGAGCGGCTCAGCGAAGAGGATGGGCTGACCCTGTACAGGACAGGCGACATTCTGGCCGTTGGATGGCTGGCGAATTCTGTGCGCGAGCGCATGTGGGGCAATGTTGCGTACTTCAATGTCAACCGGCACATCAATCACACCAACGTCTGCATTGCTGCCTGCCGCCTGTGTGCGTTTGGGCGCAAGAAGGATGTGGCGGGCGCGTACACCATGGCGCTCGAAGAGGCGTTCGAGTCTGCGGCCAGCGGCTATACCGAGGCGGTAACGGAATTTCATATCGTCGGCGGACTCCATCCCGACCTGCCGTTCCAGTACTTCCTCGATCTCGTGAAGGGGCTGCACGAGCGGTTTCCGAAGGTGCACATCAAGGCGTTCACGATGGTGGAGATCGCGTTCTTTGCGAAGCTCTACAAGATGTCGATTCGGGATGTGCTGCTGAAGTTGAAGGAGGCCGGCGTGGATTCAATGCCGGGCGGTGGGGCGGAAATCTTTTCCGACCGGGTGCGCTCGATCATTTGCGACCACAAGATTGACGGGAACGAGTGGCTCGAGACAGCACGGATCGCGCACCAGGTTGGTCTCAAGTCGAATGCGACGATGCTGTACGGACACATTGAAAACGATGAGGACCGAATTGACCACCTGCTGAAACTTCGGGCGCTGCAGGACGAGACACACGGGTTTCAGACGTACATTGGGCTGGCATTCCACCCCGACAATACGCCCTTGCAGCATCTGCCGAAAACCACAGGGATGCTGGACCTGAAGCAGATCGCGATTGCGCGATTGATGCTGGACAACTTCCCGCACATCAAAGCGTACTGGCAGATGCTCACGCCGAAGATCGCGCAGATTGCACTGCGCTTTGGGGCAGACGATCTGGATGGCACCGTGGTGGAAGAGAAAATTTACCACGATGCGGGAGCGACGACTCCGCAGGGACTCCGTCGCAAGGACCTGATCCGGTTGATCACCGAGGCCGGAAGGGTTCCCGTGGAACGCGATACCCTATATCGGCCAGTAACGCGAGATGAGACGACGTTCACGGTGGCCGTGTAAAGGCAGAGGAGAGGGCCCGGGTAGAAAAAAATCAAGCGAAAAGTGAAGGCAGAACAGGATTCTACGTTCTGCCTTTTGTCTTCTGTCCTCTGACTTTGGTTAGAGAATTGCCCTCCTGTGACGCAAGCAACTGTTTTAATTCCGCGTGCTTCTTGTGATACAGGTGTAAAATTCACACAAATAGGAATGAGCAGCCGGGGGTTGGATCTGGATCCCTGACCGAGGCTCGCGCATGATCCTTCATTTTTCGTACAAACTCTCCAAGACTCCCGACCTCGAAAAAGCGGTTGAACAGCAAATCCAAAAACTGCGTAAACGCCTCCAGTTTTTCCGCCCGGAATTGGTGTCGCTGAACGGCACCGTTGATGAGGGTGCAAAAGGTGGAACCGTCGTTGCGCTGAACCTGCGACTCCCGTCAGGACAAATGGCGGCTCAGGGTGTGGCGGATCATCCGGTACCCGCGATCAAGCTGGCATTCGAGAATCTCGTGGAGCAGCTTACGAAGCACAAGGATCGGCTGCGGAGCGAGTATAAGTGGCCGAGGGCGAAGAGCGGATTGCGTTCGGGCCCAGTGCCGCAGGTTCCGTTTGAAGACACTATCGCCGCAGTGAAGCCGGAGAAGGTTTCGGTCCAGGATGTCGCCGCCTATGTGAACCTGAGCTTGCCGAGTTTGCAGAGGTTTGTCGAACGCGAACTGCGCTATCGCGAGGCGACGGGACGGCTGCGCGAAGGGCAGATCTCACCCGAGGAAGTTCTGGACGAAGCTATCTCACACGCACTCGATGACGGAAATCACCGGCCAGAGAAGGTTTCGCTGGAACCATGGCTGTACAGGCTGGCGCTGAGTTCGATGGATCGGCTGGCGAACCAGACACGCCAGGACACGACGGCGGTACCACTCGAATCGCAGATGCGGCCCGCGCGGTTGCGAAAGGCCGGCGAAGGCCATGACGAGCCACAAATGCAGTTCCATCAGCCGGATGAGACATTTACGAACGAAAACCTGATCCCCGACCTGCGGCTGGCGACACCGGAGGATATTGCCGTCCGTGATGAGATGGTTGCGATGGTAGAGTTGGCACTCCGGACCGTGTCGCACGAAGATCGGGAAGCCTTCATCCTGTTCACGATGGAGGGATTCACTATGAAAGAAATTGCGGTAATTGCCAATCGAACGCCGGAGGAAGTGCGGGTATCCATCGCCTCGGCACGAGACCACCTTAAGAAAAGTTTCCCCTCCACAAACAAGCTCAAAGACAAGCTGGTCGAGCAGACGAAGTCTGCCTGACCTAAACACACCCGCCGTGTCGTTCAGCAACATGGCGGGGCATAGCTCTTTCCAATCGATCCTCATAATGCAAGCCAGGAGAAGTTAAAAGAATGATCACGAGAGATAAGATCCGTGAGTTGGCAGCATTCGAGTCCCCATCCAATTGTGCAATCACGTTTTACTACCAGCCGGCGGCACCGAAGAACCAGTCGCACCGGGAAGAGACGATCCTGGTCAAAGACCTGGTTCGGGAGGCGTTGCGCGAAGCAGAAAAAGAAGGAGGCAAGAATGAATGCGCGCGCAGAGATCTGCAGCGCATTCTGGAGATAGCGGAGTCGCTACACGGAAATGGAAGGCGAGGGAAAGCAATCTTCGCTGATCATAGCCAGGGCATTTGGCAGGAATTCGACATTCCGGCCTGGTTACCCGGCACGCGGCTGATCGTGAATCGGCGCTTTCACCTGAGGCCACTCGCGACGGTACTGGAGAGTGTGCCATCTGTGTGCGCCTGTCTCATCGATCGAACCAAAGCGAGGCTCTTTCGTTACCAGGACGAACAGATTGAGGAAGTGGGTGACTTCTTCAACGAGTTACCGCGCCGCGGGCGCTCCGATGGATGGGGAGGCTATGACGCGGGCCACGCCGAGCGCAGAGTGTCCAATGACGCCAAACAGCACTATAAATTTGTCGCGGAAAATCTGCTCGACCTCTATGAGCGTGGAGTATTCAAAGTGCTTGTTGTAGGTTGTCGAGACGAGCAGTCGGCCGAAATCGAGGGCGTGCTGCACAGCTACCTCCTTAACAATCTGCTCGGGCGGTTCCGCATTGACCCGGCGACGGCCACGGCGGAACAAGTGAAAGAACATGTCGAGCGCATCCTCAACGAACATCTTGGCGAACGCCGGGAACGAATGGTACGCCAAGTGATCGGCCAGGCTCACCGGAATTCGCGCGGCGCTGTCGGGTTACGTCATGTGCTGCGGTCGCTCGAGAGCGGCGAGGCACAGGTCCTGTTACTCGGCGGTCATTTTAAGGCCCCTGGGTACGAATGCCGGAACTGCGGACACATCGACATGCGTGTTACGGATACTTGCGCGATGTGCGCTCAACCGGTGCACGAGATGGACGACATCGGCGGCGCAATTGTCGGGCAAGCTTACCGGAACGGCGTCGAAGTGATGTACATCGCAAATCATGCGGAGTTTGAAAAGGCTGGGCACATCGCCGCGCTGCTCCGCTTCCGCGCGGATCAGAACACGGCGATGAAACAGGCCGGATAAATTTCGTAAATCGCGAATTGTAGTTCGTGGGCGCGGTTGTCAGCCGCGCCCTTTGTTTCTGACGATCCACCATTGGCTGTTCACGGGCCAGATCTCTTTGTTATTCTTCGAGCCTCTCTCGGTTAACCCATTGGAGGCTCGCTTGAAATTCTCCCGGCGCGATTTCATTGCCACTGCCGCTGCAACTTCTGCCGCTCTCGGAATCGATGGTCTCAACCTCCCGCTCGCCGCACAATCCCGCGCTCCAAATCCCAGTAACAGCGTGCGCAAGAAGCCGATCATCATCTCCGCCGCGAACGGGTTTAATTACCTCGAGCGCGGTTTCGCTGTGCTGCAGCGGGGCGGCGATACGCTCGACGCGGTGATGGAAGTGATTCGTGGGCCCGAGGACGATCCGAAAGACACGAGCGTCGGACTCGGTGGGTTGCCAAACGAAGAAGGCGTGGTGGAACTTGATTCGTGTTGCATGCATGGTCCCACGCGACTTGCAGGCTCTGTCGGGGCAGTTCGTAACATCAAGAACGCTTCTTTGCTCGCAAAGACGGTCATGGAGCACACGGGCCACGTCATGCTGGTTGCGGAAGGCGCGGAGCGATTCGGGTATGCGCACGGGTTTCCGAAGGAGAATCTCCTGACCGATGACACCCGTAAGATCTGGCTGCTGTGGAAGGAAACCATGTCCACTCAGGACTGGTGGGGACCCGGGCTGGCCTCGCCGGACTACAGGTTTCCGGAGGAAGACCAGTCGGCACAGGAGTACTGGGATCGGCGAATGGCCCAGATGGAGAAGCTGGCCGAGCAGTTGGGAATCGCACCCGAAGACCGGGAGATAGCCATCAACAAAGTGCTCAATCCTCCGACGGGAACCATCAATTGTTCGGCGCTAAATGAGAAAGGAGAGATATCGAGCGCCACTACGACGAGCGGTCTGGCGTGGAAAATCCCGGGCCGCGTGGGTGATTCACCGATCATCGGGGCGGGTTGCTATTGCGATCAGGACGTGGGCGCGGCCGGAGCGACCGGCAACGGCGAAGAAAATATCAAGGTCTGCGGCGGGCACACGATCGTGGAGAACATGCGACGTGGCATGACGCCGGAAGAAGCCGGTTTAGACGCACTGAAACGGATCGTCCGCAACTTCGAAAGCAACAAGAAGAAACTTGAATACATGGACATGCAGTATTACGTGCTTCGCAAGGACGGAGCGTACGCCGGAGTAACGCTCTGGGGTAAGACTCCCAGCGGCGCGGATAAATACTTTGCCATCAGTGATGGAACCCCGCGGCGGGAAAAACTAATCCCACTGTTCGATGCGGCCAATAAGGGTTTTCCGCCCGTGCCGAGAGTAAGAGGGAAGTAGCGGATACGCAGCGTAGAGTGAGGAAATCGAAAGCTTTGAGATTCGTCACTCCCGGGTTGCCCACCTGTCATTGCAACTGCTTTGCTGCAGCGCTATAGTCGCGTTTAGCGGAACCCTTCACAGGCCAACTTGGCCCGAAAACGCTCCGTCCTGGAGGCGTTTATGAGGATCGAACTCACAGATCAGGAATTGGACCTGGTAAACGAAGTAATGCAATTACACCAGGAGACGCTGCTTCGCGATATCGCTCGCACGGATCATCGCGACTACAAGCAGATGCTCCGTGGGAGATTGCAGGTCGTTGAGAGCATCCTGGGGAAACTGAAGTTCGCGCAAGCGGCGTAAAGAGAAAGGCCCCAGCCTGGCAAGGCGAACCGGGATGGGGCACCTTCAATGTCTATTTCGCTTCTTTCAAGGGGACGCTTAGTTCCGTTTTCTCCCACTCGAGAACGAGGTTTGCGGAATCAGGACCAGTCTTTTCAAACGAGAAGGTCATCTGCTCGACCGGAGAGTCAAGCGATTCGACTTTCATCGGAATACGTGCGAGATCCTGCGCCTGGCTATATTCGGTGCCCCACTGTCCTGTTTGCTTATTGATGATGAGCTGCCAATTGTTTTCGCCGGGCAGAGTGTAGATTGTGTACTTGCCGGCGGGAACCCTGGTTCCGCCGACCATCAGGTCCGTATCGGTGACGAATCCTGTCGCCTCGTTGGCGCCAGTACGCCAGATCTTCCCATAAGGAACCAGGCCGCCCATAACCTTGCGGCCGCGGATGGAAGGCGCACCGTAATCTATCGTTACCTTCTTGCCAGTCGCGAAGGTGTGCTCGGCGGATTTTCTCGGGCTGAGAAGCGGTGCTTTCTGCTGGGCAACGACCAGCGAAGTACAAAAGAGAACTACAAGGAACAACACGGCTGATTTGCGCATAGATCCTCCGTCACTTCAAATTGCGGAACACACTCAAAGTGCGGAATACATTGTAACAATCAGAAGAGCGGGACATCGGAAGATCAGAAGACAAGGAACCAACAGCCATTCAACGATCACGGCTGTTGTTCGCGCCGCAGTTGTTCCATGACAGACGAAACGAGTTCTTTTGCAGACGAGAGCTCGTTGACGATGATCTGGATGTCCATGGCAGGTTTGCCAGGCTGGCGCGCGCTCTGGCAATAGACGCCGTGCTGGCCGACGAGAGTCAGAGCGTCGGTGAGGATGTCGAGAGATACGGCGAGCCTTCCGCGCGACACTCCCATTTGCAGTTCGTGAAGTTCCAATTCTCGACGCTTCTCGTCAAAGACGGACCTGGGCATGCAGTGCTCCTTCGCTACATTCGATGTTGGCAAGAGAAATTAAGCTTTCTTTTTCAGAACATTCGTATTGGAGAAACGAAGCTTAACGGTGGTGTTCTTTTGCCTTGATGAGAGGATCTCGGGAAGCAAGAATGCAATGCGGCGGGCGGCACGCTCCAGGGTTTCAAGATCGTCGCTGTTGAAGTCGCAACCCGCAGCGGCAGGGGTGGCGCCTTTACGCGATACTTGCAGGACACCCAAAGTCTCATTCCATTCATTCAAGATCGGTGCGGACATCATCTTCTGGATCGGCAGAGGCGATTCGATCTCTCGGGACCCATGGAGCTTCACGCTTTCGAACACATTGTGGTGAGGTACCGTGGCGAACTGATTGAACACTTCAGGGAGTTTGCTGACGGCAGTCTGGGCGGCAATCGCGGAACTCGACAGGGGAATACTCCCTGCAACCTGCAGTTCTGGGGGAAAAACGAACCGAAGATCGTGCCCGTCCAGACTAAGGAGGCCAATCTCCGTGGTGCCAACGTCGAAGATTCCGGCAAGTTCAGAACAAACCTGCGTCATGGAACAGTTGACGCTGTTCAGCAATTCCTCAAGTCCATCAAGCCGTCTCATCACAGAATAGGTCCCGGAGGTCATTTTTCACGATTGTCCCGAATCACGCAATGCGCAAAGGGATATGTCCGAACGGTCAAATTGCGATGGAGAAAGTGATCAGGAAAGCCGTGCAAGAAATATCCCGATGATCTTGGCTGCTGCCTTCAGGTGTTCCAGATCTTCCGAAGTGAAGTCAGGTCCTGAGGTAACCAACTCAAAGCCCTTGCGCGAAATCTGAATCACGCCTGCCACCTTGTTGCATGCGCCCATCACGGGAGCGGACATCAGTTTGTAGATGGTCTGCGGATCCATTTCGCTAGTGGGCAGGTCCGAGGCTCGCATCTTCACGGTTTCGAACACGCTGCTGTGCTGTACTGAGGCGAAGTTGTTGTAGTAATCCGCGCGGCGACCGCTCGCGGTGCGTGCTGCGATCGCCGATGAACTTAAAGGAATCGCGCCCGCGGAGCGAAGTTCGGCTGGATGGAGGAACTTCAGCATAGAGCGCTGCACCTGTAAGAGGGCGACTTCCTGCGTCCTGACGCGGAAGATGCGGGACAGTTCGTAGCAAACCTGCTCAACCGTACAACTTTCGACGGCAACCACGTCTTCCAGCTTTTCCAGAGCCGCAGCCATCCCTGTTGCGGCTGGCATTTGACTGGTCATGCTGCCAAAGTAACCGATGCGTTGGAGAGGGTCAAAGTACGCAAGTAATATGAAAAGGTAACTCTCGGTTCGCATGACACAAATGGGGCAGTTGCGAGGGAAAGGGAACCGAGACCGAGGTGAAGAATTCTAGCTCGGGAAGTGGAAATAGACATCCTGACGCGAGGCGACGGAAATGCCATCCACCTTCGCGGGAGTAAATCGCCATTGACGAAGAGTTGCCGTCACGATCTCCTCGATCCCGAAGCCCACTGTCTTCAGTACCTTCGTCCTGACCACATTCCCCTGTTCGTCGATGGTAACTTCGATGATGACGTCGCCACGGAGCCAGTCCGGCAACTTGTTGCGAAGAATGGGCGGATCTGGGGCAATGACTGGAAGCGCCACCCGAACGTCATGATCGCTCGGCAGCCCGTTCGCCAGTGAGCCCAGTATGAATCCAGGCATTCCGGGTTTTAGATCGCTGGAAGCCATTGCGGGTTTCGGCTCAAGGCTCGCTTGATCGGGTTTTTTATGCTTTCGCGCTTGAAGGGCGTGCTCGGACTCACTCACTTTGGCGATTGGAGAATCGATCACACTCGATCCGGGCGCAATCAGGACGAAGTGTGTGTTTGTCGTGCCGCCATTACCTCGCAAAGCCGCCGAGGGCTCAAGCAATTGCGGTTCCGGTCGGAACGTGAGGAACAGCAACGCGAGCACGTGCACAAACACCGTCAGGAAGACAGCTGGAGGCGATATGCCACGCTCGAATTGGATTGGCTCGAGCATCAGTGAGTCAGACGTTTAGACCGGGCAGAAGTCACCCCCCCCGCCATATTGTGCCATGAAATAAGGATAGAAATCGTATGAGTTGAGTTACCGCCGTGTCAGCGTTGTTATAAGTTCCTGCTGGGATGGGTACTTAGCGATCAAAGGCTCTCGTTGGCCGGATTCATAATCGGCGAACTCGAAGCCTGGAGCTACGGTGCACCCGAGCAGCGCGAAGCGCCCGCCCTCAACCAGCCGCGAGCCCTGCCAAACATCCCTCGGAACAACGACTTGTGGGCGCTGTCCGGCCGTCAGATCGTTTCCTAACCGAACCGCGCGCGAGCTGCCATCAGGCCAAAGTTGCAGCATTTCGACCGCGTCACCAAGGTAGAAATGGAATATTTCGTCAGACCGCAGCCGATGGATCTCAGAGAATGTGCCGGGCTCCAGCAGGTAATAGATAGCAGTTGAGGCCGAACGTGGACCACCGTAGCAGCCACCGAGCGTTTCGGCGGGTATGGAGTCTGCTGACTTGTAGGTTTGAATGTAGGATCCGCCCTCGGGATGGGGAATCAAGTGCAGAGTTCGTTTGATCTCATCGGCTGTCATGCTGCAAGTTATACCTGAGTGTTCGATGATTTCTTCATAAACCCACATCGATCGATGAGGGCTTTGAACCGGGGTTCGTTCCGATACGAATCCCATTTGGGATCAAAGACGGGAAAGAGCAAATGTACGTCGTGGGTGTCATAGGCCCGCTCGAGCCAGTCCACTGCCGCGTCACGCTCGTGCAGGCCCGCATGGACCAACGCCATTGCATACGGCGGGACGTACTTCTCGCGGGCGACCGCGTGCAGGGCATCTAAGACGTCGCGGGCCTCATGCTCTTTTCCAACCGTGGCGAGAATGTAGCCACGCAGCGACACCGGCTTGCTGTTCCCTCCGCTCAATCTCCCGGCAGAATTCAGAGCTTCGATCGCGCGTTCGGGTTGACCTGTCTGCTCTAGCGCCTGGCCCAGTTGCATGTATCCGATCCAGAACTCGGGGTCGGTCGCGATGGCTTGTTCGGCAAAGTTCACCGCAGAGAGGTAGTCGCGTGCCGCGAAGGCCACCTGCGAAGAGAGCGCAATCGTCGCGGCATTTAGCGGATCGATCTCGCGCGCGCGACGAATCGCCGCTCCAGCTTCATCGGATCGTCCACCCATGTGGGCGAGAACAATACCCAGCAATCGATAGGCCAGCGGGTAGCTCGGGTCAAACTCCATGGATCTTCGAAACGCATCCTCCGCGGCCTTCCAATCCCAATCTATCCAGAACTTCATGAACCCAAGGGAAGTCTGACATTCGGGCAGGTTCGGGCCGGAAGCAACGGCATGAGCCACAGCGTCGTGAACTCGTTCCCATATCTCCAGGGGGGACGCATCTCCACTGATGGGCCCGGTCGAATAGGCGTCGGCAATTCCCGACCACGCGAGGGCATAATTCGGGTCCAGTTCGGTCGCGCGCCTATAAAACTCCATGGCCTTTCGCGTGGTGGCTGGTGAGAGCTGGTTCCAGAAATATCGTCCACGAAGGTAAAGATCGTACGCTTCGACGTTGGAGGTTTGACGGTGCTCCAGCGCATTCAGGCGACCGGGCGAGAGATGGAGCTGCACGTGACGGGCGATGGCCGTACCTAGCTCGCTTTGGATCGAAAGGATGCCGGTCAGCTCACGATCGTAGGTTTCCGCCCAGATGTGCGTCTGGTCTGCAACGCGAATCAGCTGTGATGTAATCCGAGCTCGGTTCTTCTCCAGTCGCACGCTGCTCTCCAGCACATAATCGACTCCAAGCTCATTACCGATCTCGCGGATGGTTTTCGACGTGCCCTTATAGGCCATGCTGGTAGTTCGGGCAATCACTCCCATGCGTTCCGGACTCACGCAGCCGAGATAGCCTATGGTCTCTTCGGTCATGCCGTCGCTGAAATATTCCTGGGCGGGATCCTTTGACAAGTTTTGAAAAGGCAACACTGCCAGCATGACACGGGACGACGGCTGAGATTCCCGTTTCTTTATGCCATCGGCGGCGAGGGGAGCGATGAAGCGGTACCCCTTGCCCGAGACCGTCTCAATGAATTGCGGAGAGGTCGGAGAATCCTGGAGTGCCTGGCGCACTTTTCGGATGGCGGTGTTCACGCCCATCTCAACATCGACGAAGACTTTGTTTCCCCAGAGCCGAGCGACGATTTCTTCGCGGGAGACGAGCTGATTCCGGCGCTCGACTAAGAGCAATAACAGGTCCATCGGCCGGCGCTCGAGCCGTATCGTTTGCCCTTTACAGCGCAGGGCATAGGCGCCGAAATCCAGTTCAAAGTCACCGAAACGGACCGTCGATGGAGTGCTGGAGGCGGTCATACGGGCGTGCCCGGAATTCTCTCACGTTTCCGTCCTACACAAAAACTTCAGATTAGTTTCAGCCTCTATCCATGGTTCCGCGGAAGAGGGGGTGCGAGTATGCGTCTTGTGGGGCCGCAGTAGCGAGCCACAAGGAGAACAGGAGCAGGGTATGAGAACAGAGTTCAAGGTATTTCGAACTGCTGGCCGGATGGCAGTTTATCTATTGGCTGGGGCGCTGGTCGCGACCTCATCGCTCGCGCACGCGCAGTCGGAGGAATCTGCGGCCGGTAATGGCTTGGCAGGGACGTGGCGAGTGACGGTCCAACTGCACGTATGCAACAGCACAACAAAAATCGGCAGCCCATTCCAGTCGCTGCTTACATTCGCGCAAGGCGGAACGCTCGTTGAAGATACGGCCAATGCGATGTTCTATCCATTGTTCCGTGGCCCGGGACACGGAATCTGGTCTGCTCAGTCGGACGGGACCTACTCGGCGTCGTCAATGG belongs to Terriglobia bacterium and includes:
- a CDS encoding energy transducer TonB; this translates as MLEPIQFERGISPPAVFLTVFVHVLALLFLTFRPEPQLLEPSAALRGNGGTTNTHFVLIAPGSSVIDSPIAKVSESEHALQARKHKKPDQASLEPKPAMASSDLKPGMPGFILGSLANGLPSDHDVRVALPVIAPDPPILRNKLPDWLRGDVIIEVTIDEQGNVVRTKVLKTVGFGIEEIVTATLRQWRFTPAKVDGISVASRQDVYFHFPS
- a CDS encoding winged helix-turn-helix domain-containing protein yields the protein MTASSTPSTVRFGDFELDFGAYALRCKGQTIRLERRPMDLLLLLVERRNQLVSREEIVARLWGNKVFVDVEMGVNTAIRKVRQALQDSPTSPQFIETVSGKGYRFIAPLAADGIKKRESQPSSRVMLAVLPFQNLSKDPAQEYFSDGMTEETIGYLGCVSPERMGVIARTTSMAYKGTSKTIREIGNELGVDYVLESSVRLEKNRARITSQLIRVADQTHIWAETYDRELTGILSIQSELGTAIARHVQLHLSPGRLNALEHRQTSNVEAYDLYLRGRYFWNQLSPATTRKAMEFYRRATELDPNYALAWSGIADAYSTGPISGDASPLEIWERVHDAVAHAVASGPNLPECQTSLGFMKFWIDWDWKAAEDAFRRSMEFDPSYPLAYRLLGIVLAHMGGRSDEAGAAIRRAREIDPLNAATIALSSQVAFAARDYLSAVNFAEQAIATDPEFWIGYMQLGQALEQTGQPERAIEALNSAGRLSGGNSKPVSLRGYILATVGKEHEARDVLDALHAVAREKYVPPYAMALVHAGLHERDAAVDWLERAYDTHDVHLLFPVFDPKWDSYRNEPRFKALIDRCGFMKKSSNTQV
- a CDS encoding HPF/RaiA family ribosome-associated protein; amino-acid sequence: MILHFSYKLSKTPDLEKAVEQQIQKLRKRLQFFRPELVSLNGTVDEGAKGGTVVALNLRLPSGQMAAQGVADHPVPAIKLAFENLVEQLTKHKDRLRSEYKWPRAKSGLRSGPVPQVPFEDTIAAVKPEKVSVQDVAAYVNLSLPSLQRFVERELRYREATGRLREGQISPEEVLDEAISHALDDGNHRPEKVSLEPWLYRLALSSMDRLANQTRQDTTAVPLESQMRPARLRKAGEGHDEPQMQFHQPDETFTNENLIPDLRLATPEDIAVRDEMVAMVELALRTVSHEDREAFILFTMEGFTMKEIAVIANRTPEEVRVSIASARDHLKKSFPSTNKLKDKLVEQTKSA
- a CDS encoding N(4)-(beta-N-acetylglucosaminyl)-L-asparaginase, producing the protein MKFSRRDFIATAAATSAALGIDGLNLPLAAQSRAPNPSNSVRKKPIIISAANGFNYLERGFAVLQRGGDTLDAVMEVIRGPEDDPKDTSVGLGGLPNEEGVVELDSCCMHGPTRLAGSVGAVRNIKNASLLAKTVMEHTGHVMLVAEGAERFGYAHGFPKENLLTDDTRKIWLLWKETMSTQDWWGPGLASPDYRFPEEDQSAQEYWDRRMAQMEKLAEQLGIAPEDREIAINKVLNPPTGTINCSALNEKGEISSATTTSGLAWKIPGRVGDSPIIGAGCYCDQDVGAAGATGNGEENIKVCGGHTIVENMRRGMTPEEAGLDALKRIVRNFESNKKKLEYMDMQYYVLRKDGAYAGVTLWGKTPSGADKYFAISDGTPRREKLIPLFDAANKGFPPVPRVRGK
- a CDS encoding GAF domain-containing protein, translated to MRRLDGLEELLNSVNCSMTQVCSELAGIFDVGTTEIGLLSLDGHDLRFVFPPELQVAGSIPLSSSAIAAQTAVSKLPEVFNQFATVPHHNVFESVKLHGSREIESPLPIQKMMSAPILNEWNETLGVLQVSRKGATPAAAGCDFNSDDLETLERAARRIAFLLPEILSSRQKNTTVKLRFSNTNVLKKKA
- the mqnE gene encoding aminofutalosine synthase MqnE; this translates as MSEVQYPVTAERHPFQTDDPRLLPIAEKVKAEERLSEEDGLTLYRTGDILAVGWLANSVRERMWGNVAYFNVNRHINHTNVCIAACRLCAFGRKKDVAGAYTMALEEAFESAASGYTEAVTEFHIVGGLHPDLPFQYFLDLVKGLHERFPKVHIKAFTMVEIAFFAKLYKMSIRDVLLKLKEAGVDSMPGGGAEIFSDRVRSIICDHKIDGNEWLETARIAHQVGLKSNATMLYGHIENDEDRIDHLLKLRALQDETHGFQTYIGLAFHPDNTPLQHLPKTTGMLDLKQIAIARLMLDNFPHIKAYWQMLTPKIAQIALRFGADDLDGTVVEEKIYHDAGATTPQGLRRKDLIRLITEAGRVPVERDTLYRPVTRDETTFTVAV
- a CDS encoding DUF2911 domain-containing protein; this translates as MRKSAVLFLVVLFCTSLVVAQQKAPLLSPRKSAEHTFATGKKVTIDYGAPSIRGRKVMGGLVPYGKIWRTGANEATGFVTDTDLMVGGTRVPAGKYTIYTLPGENNWQLIINKQTGQWGTEYSQAQDLARIPMKVESLDSPVEQMTFSFEKTGPDSANLVLEWEKTELSVPLKEAK
- a CDS encoding cupin domain-containing protein, encoding MTADEIKRTLHLIPHPEGGSYIQTYKSADSIPAETLGGCYGGPRSASTAIYYLLEPGTFSEIHRLRSDEIFHFYLGDAVEMLQLWPDGSSRAVRLGNDLTAGQRPQVVVPRDVWQGSRLVEGGRFALLGCTVAPGFEFADYESGQREPLIAKYPSQQELITTLTRR